A genomic region of Seriola aureovittata isolate HTS-2021-v1 ecotype China chromosome 21, ASM2101889v1, whole genome shotgun sequence contains the following coding sequences:
- the pde6c gene encoding cone cGMP-specific 3',5'-cyclic phosphodiesterase subunit alpha' isoform X1, which produces MADKDSVEKYLENNPQFAKEYFDKKLRAEALTAAFSAPVDVKDTASFKDVNSVQEAAIIFELVQEMQKQGDMEPSLHKVLQRVALIIQADRISYYSCRSRNGIPELYTSLFDVTPTSKYEANLVDPQGEIVFPLDMGIVGFTAHSKKPQNIPDVTKNQKFSDFVDKQTGYKTKCMLTFPLLADKECIGVIMALNKIGADTFTPEDEALFHKYMNFAQVITLQHFTAYMFNVESRRSQVLLWSASKVFEELTDIERQFHKALYTVRIYLQCERYSVGLLDMTKEKEFYDEWPVKLGDVEPYKGPKTPDGREVIFYKIIDYLLEAKEEIKVIPGPPADHWALVSGLPTYVAENGFICNMMNVAADDFFTFQKEAVDDTGFVIKNVLSLPIVNKKEEIVGIATFFNRKDGKPFDEHDEQITEALTQFLGWSVLNCDTYDRLNRMEWRKEIAQEMLLYQTKCTKDELQSILNTNEKFGAEPEDCDAKEMYKLLRATCPPADNVNGESLYLFSFSDFPVTEVDLIKAGIRMFFELGVVEKFKVPPEILTRWMYTVRKGYRAITYHNWRHGFNVGHTMFCLLQTGKLRKYYSDLDAFAMVAAAFCHDIDHRGTNNLYQTKSAAPLAKLHGSSIMERHHLEFSKILMGEENLNIFCNLQKRQFENVQHMFDVCIIATDLALYFKKRTMFQNIVNATEPMADEKEAIAYISNNPTRKEIIMAMMMTGCDLSAITKPWEVQSKVALMVAAEFWEQGDLERTVLDQQPIPMMDRNCAEQLPKMQCGFIDFVCSFVYKEFSRFHKEITPMFDGLNNNRSHWAELAEVYNAKIKAIEDEKKKLEEEEAKKAGGGGDGGKSKTCTIC; this is translated from the exons ATGGCAGACAAGGATAGCGTGGAGAAATACCTGGAGAACAACCCGCAGTTCGCCAAAGAATACTTCGATAAGAAGCTGCGCGCGGAGGCTCTGACCGCCGCCTTTTCTGCACCTGTCGACGTCAAAGACACCGCATCTTTCAAGGATGTTAACTCCGTACAAGAAGCCGCCATCATCTTCGAGCTGGTCCAGGAGATGCAGAAACAGGGAGACATGGAGCCGTCCCTTCACAAGGTGTTGCAGAGAGTGGCCCTGATAATACAGGCCGACAGGATCAGTTACTACTCATGCCGGTCCAGAAACGGAATACCTGAGCTGTACACTTCCCTCTTTGACGTGACTCCAACATCCAAATATGAGGCAAACTTGGTCGATCCGCAGGGTGAAATTGTGTTCCCTCTCGATATGGGTATTGTCGGTTTCACGGCACATTccaaaaagccccaaaacatTCCTGACGTCACAAAG AATCAAAAGTTTTCTGACTTTGTGGACAAACAGACTGGATACAAGACCAAATGCATGCTCACTTTCCCTCTGTTGGCTGATAAAGAATGCATTGGAGTCATCATGGCGCTAAACAAAATAGGAGCCGATACGTTCACTCCAGAGGATGAGGCT CTCTTCCACAAGTACATGAACTTTGCTCAAGTCATCACCTTGCAGCATTTCACAGCCTACATGTTCAATGTGGAGTCCAGGAGAAGTCAG GTGCTGCTCTGGTCAGCCAGTAAAGTGTTTGAGGAGTTGACAGACATTGAAAGACAGTTCCACAAGGCGCTCTACACTGTAAGGATATATCTACAATGCGAACGATACTCAGTGGGCCTGTTGGACATGACCAAAGAGAAG gAATTCTATGATGAATGGCCAGTGAAACTGGGTGATGTGGAACCCTATAAAGGACCAAAGACGCCAGATGGCAGG GAAGTCATCTTTTACAAGATCATTGACTACCTCCTGGAAGCCAAGGAAGAAATCAAAGTCATACC TGGTCCACCTGCAGATCACTGGGCTTTAGTCAGCGGGCTACCGACCTATGTTGCAGAGAATGGCTTT ATTTGCAACATGATGAACGTGGCTGCAGATGACTTCTTCACTTTCCAG AAAGAGGCTGTGGACGACACGGGCTTTGTCATCAAGAACGTCCTGTCGCTGCCCATTGTCAACAAGAAGGAAGAAATCGTGGGCATCGCCACTTTCTTCAACAGGAAAGATGGCAAACCATTTGATGAACACGATGAACAGATCACTGAG GCCCTGACACAGTTCCTGGGCTGGTCAGTGCTGAACTGCGACACCTACGACAGGCTGAACCGTATGGAGTGGAGGAAAGAAATCGCCCAGGAGATGCTCCTGTACCAGACCAAATGCACCAAAGATGAGCTGCAGTCCATTCTG AACACCAATGAAAAGTTTGGTGCGGAGCCTGAAGACTGCGACGCGAAAGAGATGTACAAACTATTG AGAGCAACCTGCCCGCCAGCTGACAACGTCAATGGAGAGAGCCTGTACCTGTTCTCCTTCAGTGACTTCCCCGTTACAGAGGTCGACCTCATCAAGGCCGGCATTCGCATGTTCTTTGAGCTCGGAGTTGTTGAAAAGTTTAAAGTTCCTCCCGAG atACTGACCAGGTGGATGTACACAGTGAGGAAGGGTTACCGTGCCATCACCTACCACAACTGGAGGCACGGCTTCAACGTTGGCCACACCATGTTCTGCCTGCTCCAG ACAGGAAAGCTGAGGAAGTACTACTCTGATCTAGATGCCTTTGCCATGGTGGCTGCTGCTTTCTGCCATGATATCGACCACAGAGGAACCAACAACCTCTACCAGACAAA gAGTGCAGCTCCTCTGGCCAAACTTCACGGCTCTTCCATTATGGAGAGGCACCACTTGGAGTTCAGCAAGATACTCATGGGAGAGGAG AACCTGAACATCTTCTGCAACCTCCAGAAGCGCCAGTTTGAGAATGTGCAGCACATGTTTGACGTCTGCATCATTGCCACTGATCTGGCCCTTTATTTCAA AAAGAGAACCATGTTCCAAAACATTGTGAATGCCACAGAGCCGATGGCAGATGAAAAGGAGGCCATTGCCTATATTTCCAACAACCCCACCAGGAAGGAAATCATCAT GGCCATGATGATGACAGGCTGTGACTTATCGGCTATCACCAAACCCTGGGAGGTACAGAGCAAG GTGGCTCTGATGGTCGCTGCTGAATTCTGGGAACAGGGAGATTTGGAGAGAACTGTTTTGGACCAACAACCAATT ccCATGATGGACAGAAACTGTGCCGAACAGCTACCCAAGATGCAGTGCGGCTTCATTGACTTTGTGTGCTCATTCGTATACAAG
- the pde6c gene encoding cone cGMP-specific 3',5'-cyclic phosphodiesterase subunit alpha' isoform X2 has translation MLQKASVLPVASHDDFKGLLYNLQHCVCINGGQSGGLSTANNQCQRENQKFSDFVDKQTGYKTKCMLTFPLLADKECIGVIMALNKIGADTFTPEDEALFHKYMNFAQVITLQHFTAYMFNVESRRSQVLLWSASKVFEELTDIERQFHKALYTVRIYLQCERYSVGLLDMTKEKEFYDEWPVKLGDVEPYKGPKTPDGREVIFYKIIDYLLEAKEEIKVIPGPPADHWALVSGLPTYVAENGFICNMMNVAADDFFTFQKEAVDDTGFVIKNVLSLPIVNKKEEIVGIATFFNRKDGKPFDEHDEQITEALTQFLGWSVLNCDTYDRLNRMEWRKEIAQEMLLYQTKCTKDELQSILNTNEKFGAEPEDCDAKEMYKLLRATCPPADNVNGESLYLFSFSDFPVTEVDLIKAGIRMFFELGVVEKFKVPPEILTRWMYTVRKGYRAITYHNWRHGFNVGHTMFCLLQTGKLRKYYSDLDAFAMVAAAFCHDIDHRGTNNLYQTKSAAPLAKLHGSSIMERHHLEFSKILMGEENLNIFCNLQKRQFENVQHMFDVCIIATDLALYFKKRTMFQNIVNATEPMADEKEAIAYISNNPTRKEIIMAMMMTGCDLSAITKPWEVQSKVALMVAAEFWEQGDLERTVLDQQPIPMMDRNCAEQLPKMQCGFIDFVCSFVYKEFSRFHKEITPMFDGLNNNRSHWAELAEVYNAKIKAIEDEKKKLEEEEAKKAGGGGDGGKSKTCTIC, from the exons ATGTTACAAAAGGCGAGTGTGCTTCCTGTAGCATCACATGATGATTTCAAGGGACTACTTTATAACTTGCAGCACTGTGTTTGCATAAATGGTGGACAGAGTGGCGGACTTTCAACAGCAAATAATCAATGTCAAAGAGAG AATCAAAAGTTTTCTGACTTTGTGGACAAACAGACTGGATACAAGACCAAATGCATGCTCACTTTCCCTCTGTTGGCTGATAAAGAATGCATTGGAGTCATCATGGCGCTAAACAAAATAGGAGCCGATACGTTCACTCCAGAGGATGAGGCT CTCTTCCACAAGTACATGAACTTTGCTCAAGTCATCACCTTGCAGCATTTCACAGCCTACATGTTCAATGTGGAGTCCAGGAGAAGTCAG GTGCTGCTCTGGTCAGCCAGTAAAGTGTTTGAGGAGTTGACAGACATTGAAAGACAGTTCCACAAGGCGCTCTACACTGTAAGGATATATCTACAATGCGAACGATACTCAGTGGGCCTGTTGGACATGACCAAAGAGAAG gAATTCTATGATGAATGGCCAGTGAAACTGGGTGATGTGGAACCCTATAAAGGACCAAAGACGCCAGATGGCAGG GAAGTCATCTTTTACAAGATCATTGACTACCTCCTGGAAGCCAAGGAAGAAATCAAAGTCATACC TGGTCCACCTGCAGATCACTGGGCTTTAGTCAGCGGGCTACCGACCTATGTTGCAGAGAATGGCTTT ATTTGCAACATGATGAACGTGGCTGCAGATGACTTCTTCACTTTCCAG AAAGAGGCTGTGGACGACACGGGCTTTGTCATCAAGAACGTCCTGTCGCTGCCCATTGTCAACAAGAAGGAAGAAATCGTGGGCATCGCCACTTTCTTCAACAGGAAAGATGGCAAACCATTTGATGAACACGATGAACAGATCACTGAG GCCCTGACACAGTTCCTGGGCTGGTCAGTGCTGAACTGCGACACCTACGACAGGCTGAACCGTATGGAGTGGAGGAAAGAAATCGCCCAGGAGATGCTCCTGTACCAGACCAAATGCACCAAAGATGAGCTGCAGTCCATTCTG AACACCAATGAAAAGTTTGGTGCGGAGCCTGAAGACTGCGACGCGAAAGAGATGTACAAACTATTG AGAGCAACCTGCCCGCCAGCTGACAACGTCAATGGAGAGAGCCTGTACCTGTTCTCCTTCAGTGACTTCCCCGTTACAGAGGTCGACCTCATCAAGGCCGGCATTCGCATGTTCTTTGAGCTCGGAGTTGTTGAAAAGTTTAAAGTTCCTCCCGAG atACTGACCAGGTGGATGTACACAGTGAGGAAGGGTTACCGTGCCATCACCTACCACAACTGGAGGCACGGCTTCAACGTTGGCCACACCATGTTCTGCCTGCTCCAG ACAGGAAAGCTGAGGAAGTACTACTCTGATCTAGATGCCTTTGCCATGGTGGCTGCTGCTTTCTGCCATGATATCGACCACAGAGGAACCAACAACCTCTACCAGACAAA gAGTGCAGCTCCTCTGGCCAAACTTCACGGCTCTTCCATTATGGAGAGGCACCACTTGGAGTTCAGCAAGATACTCATGGGAGAGGAG AACCTGAACATCTTCTGCAACCTCCAGAAGCGCCAGTTTGAGAATGTGCAGCACATGTTTGACGTCTGCATCATTGCCACTGATCTGGCCCTTTATTTCAA AAAGAGAACCATGTTCCAAAACATTGTGAATGCCACAGAGCCGATGGCAGATGAAAAGGAGGCCATTGCCTATATTTCCAACAACCCCACCAGGAAGGAAATCATCAT GGCCATGATGATGACAGGCTGTGACTTATCGGCTATCACCAAACCCTGGGAGGTACAGAGCAAG GTGGCTCTGATGGTCGCTGCTGAATTCTGGGAACAGGGAGATTTGGAGAGAACTGTTTTGGACCAACAACCAATT ccCATGATGGACAGAAACTGTGCCGAACAGCTACCCAAGATGCAGTGCGGCTTCATTGACTTTGTGTGCTCATTCGTATACAAG
- the rbp4 gene encoding retinol-binding protein 4, with translation MLLYIVALSLVALSWAQDCQVANIQVMQNFDRNRYAGTWYAVGKKDPEGLFLLDNVMAQFVVSDDGKMTATARGRVIILNNWEMCADMLATFEETPDPAKLRMKYWGVASYLQTGNDDHWVIDTDYDNYAIHYSCRLLDTDGTCLDSYSFIFSRHPTGLRPEDQPIVTQKKMELCLLGKYRRVSHTGFCEASRSLDIQ, from the exons ATGTTGCTGTACATCGTGGCCCTCAGTCTCGTGGCTTTGTCCTGGGCACAGGACTGCCAGGTGGCCAACATCCAGGTCATGCAGAACTTTGACAGGAACAGG TATGCAGGGACATGGTATGCCGTAGGAAAGAAGGACCCAGAGGGTTTGTTCTTACTTGACAACGTCATGGCCCAGTTTGTCGTCTCAGACGATGGTAAAATGACCGCTACTGCTAGGGGCAGAGTCATTATCCTCAA CAATTGGGAAATGTGTGCTGACATGTTGGCCACCTTTGAGGAAACCCCTGACCCTGCCAAGTTAAGGATGAAGTACTGGGGAGTAGCATCCTACCTGCAGACTGGAA ATGATGACCACTGGGTGATCGACACCGACTACGATAACTACGCCATCCACTACTCATGCAGACTACTAGACACTGACGGCACTTGCTTAGACAGTTACTCCTTCATATTCTCCCGTCATCCGACCGGCCTGAGGCCAGAGGACCAGCCCATTGTCACCCAGAAGAAGATGGAGCTCTGTCTGCTGGGCAAATACAGACGTGTTTCACACACTG GATTCTGCGAGGCCAGCAGATCTCTCGATATACagtga